The following proteins are co-located in the Doryrhamphus excisus isolate RoL2022-K1 chromosome 3, RoL_Dexc_1.0, whole genome shotgun sequence genome:
- the ssbp1 gene encoding single-stranded DNA-binding protein, mitochondrial, whose protein sequence is MLRRASAQVFRQLVRNNTTDSSLILERSINRVQLLGRVGQDPVMRQVEGRNPVTIFSMATNEMWRTGENEMSSSGDISQKTTWHRVSIFKPGLRDVAYQYVKKGARILVEGKLDYGEYVDKNQVRRQATTIIADNIIFLSDNIRDRT, encoded by the exons ATGCTGAGAAGGGCTTCAGCACAG GTCTTCAGACAACTGGTGAGGAACAACACCACCGACTCCAGCCTCATCCTGGAGAGAT CAATAAACCGTGTGCAGCTGCTGGGCCGAGTGGGTCAGGACCCCGTGATGAGACAAGTGGAGGGTCGCAACCCTGTCACCAtcttctccatggcaaccaacGAAATGTGGCGCACTGGAGAGAATGAGATGAGCTCATCAG GTGACATCAGCCAGAAGACCACTTGGCACCGCGTGTCCATATTTAAGCCCGGTTTGAGGGACGTGGCCTACCAGTACGTCAAGAAAGG GGCCAGGATCCTGGTGGAAGGCAAGCTGGACTACGGCGAGTACGTGGACAAGAACCAAGTGAGACGCCAGGCCACCACCATCATTGCAG ACAACATCATCTTCCTGAGTGACAACATTCGTGACAGAACCTGA